A region of the Candidatus Schekmanbacteria bacterium genome:
ACAGAGGTCTGAAAGGAAATTAAATTTTTCTTCCTTTTTTAGATAATCACAAACCTCAACAATCTTGTTCGTTTTAACTATAAATGTCAGCTCGCTTTCAAGGTCTCTGTGCGCAGGCGCGCTTTCTATTGCGTCGCCAAATTTCTCAGCGAGCCGTTTGGCAATCCCATCATTGTCCATCCGCTTCTTTTCTCCTTGCAATAGTCATCGTCTCAATCTTTTCCTGCAATTTCATCAAACCATGGCAAAGCGCTTCGGGACGGGGCGGACAACCGGGTATATAAACATCCACAGGGATTATTTTATCAACACCCTGAACAACATTATAGGTTGGGAAAATTCCACCTGTATTTGCGCAAGCACCCATCGAAACAACCCATTTTGGGTCAGGCATCTGGTCATAAAGTTTTTTTATTACAGGCGCCATCTTTTTGGTTACAGTCCCAGCTATTATCATCATATCAGATTGTCTTGGAGAAGCCCTAAACAACATTCCAGACCTTTCAAAAAAATCATATCGTGCCGCTCCTGTTGCCATCATTTCAATTGCACAGCAGGCAAGCCCAAAAGTCATTCCCCATAGCGCTGACTTTCTTGCCCAATTGAAGACATAATCAACAGATGTTATCAAAACATTGGGACCAAATCTGTTTTCTATTAAACCCATTCAAGAGCTCCTTTTCTCCATGCGTAAAAATATCCCACAAGCAGTATAAAAATAAAGAGCATCATCTCTATAAATCCAAACAGCGCAATGCGTTTATAAACTACTGCCCACGGAAAAAGAAAAATTGTTTCAACATCGAAAATTATGAAAAGCACAGCAATTAAAAAATATCTCACATTATATGCGCCTCTTGCGTCTTTTGTGGCCGGTTCAATTCCACATTCATAAGTGCTGAGTTTCTCATCGTCAGGATTGTTTGGACGCACCAATAGCGCTACAACGAGTGTCCCAACTGCAAAAACAAGCGCCCCAAGAAGTAGAAGCAAAATCGGGATA
Encoded here:
- a CDS encoding NADH-quinone oxidoreductase subunit A, whose protein sequence is MDFFSNFNEYRAISEYIPILLLLLGALVFAVGTLVVALLVRPNNPDDEKLSTYECGIEPATKDARGAYNVRYFLIAVLFIIFDVETIFLFPWAVVYKRIALFGFIEMMLFIFILLVGYFYAWRKGALEWV
- a CDS encoding NADH-quinone oxidoreductase subunit B codes for the protein MGLIENRFGPNVLITSVDYVFNWARKSALWGMTFGLACCAIEMMATGAARYDFFERSGMLFRASPRQSDMMIIAGTVTKKMAPVIKKLYDQMPDPKWVVSMGACANTGGIFPTYNVVQGVDKIIPVDVYIPGCPPRPEALCHGLMKLQEKIETMTIARRKEADGQ